TTCTAAATTTTCACGTTTTACTTGATAGATTAAGCATGCATTTTCAAAATATTTTAAATAATTATAAATCGTATTAACAGATAAATTGACCATATCCTGTTTTAATCTATTGTAAATTTTATTTGCAGAAAAAGTTTGAGAAATATTATACATTACAAATCTCATAATTCTATCTAATAAATCAACATTTTTAATATTATTTCTTTGAACAATATCTTTAAGTACAATAGAATTATATAGATCCATCAACACTATTTTTCGATCATCCCCTTCATAATCAAAAGTAGAAGGCATCCCTCCATTTTCTAAATAATTATAAAAATGTGTTTTAAAATCATTAGAAATATTATAATAAGTAATGTATTCTTTAAACGAAAAGGGATAAACATTTAATTCTAGATAACGGCCAGATAAATAAGTTGCAAATTCGCCAGACAATAATTTAGAATTAGAACCTGTAATATAAATATCATGATTTCCTTTAGCAAAATAGGAGTTAATTAATTTTTCCCACTTAGGAATAGCTTGTATCTCATCAAAAAATAAATAAATCTCACCTTCTAAATTTTTAGTTTTATCTGAGATAAAATTTTCTAGTTTATTAATATCATCGATTTCAAAATAATCACTTAGTTCAAAGTTAATCCAAATAATATTTTCTTCTTTAATTCCTTCTTCAATTAAATAATCAATAATTTGTTTAAGAATTGTTGATTTTCCAGAACGTCTTGGACCTATTAAAACTTTAATAATAGGTTTATTTATAAAAGGCTTAATTTTATCAATATATTCAGTTCTTTTAATAATCATGCAATCACAACCTATTAGTCTATTATTTATTTTTTAAATAATATAAAGTTTTCATTTAACTGAAAATAAAACTAAAAAATAAGAAAAGTTTTCACTTAACTGAAAATAAAACTAAAAAATAATAAAAATTTGCACTTAGGTAAAAACATTGAATAAAAAAGTTCAGTGATTTAGATTCGGTAAAAAACAGCAAAAAAGATTTAAGTAAAAATAAAATAAAAAAAAGAAAAGTAATTAATAAAAATTACTCCCAAATATTGATAAAAATTTTTAATCAATGTTCTAGATACTAGTCTGTAGATTGAGTTAGTAATGAGCTCTAGCTACAGCAGTAGGTCCAGTACGAGCTATCTTTTTAATACCAAATGGTTTAAGTAATCTTAAAAATGAATCAATCTTTTCAGGATTACCAGTAACTTCCATTGTAATATTATCATCACATACATCAATGATTTTAGCTCTAAAAATATCTGCATATTGTATAATTTCAGATCTTGATTTTTCTTTAATTGTTTTAACTTTAACTAAACAAAGTTCTCTCTTTAAAACATATTCAGGATCAATATCTTTAATTTTTACAACATCAACAAGTTTATGTAATTGTTTAATAACTTGTTCTAAGACCTTTTCATCACCTCTTACAACAAAAACCATTCTTGATAAGTTTTCAACTTCAGAAGAACCTACAGTAATACTATCAATGTTAAATCCACGTCTAGTAAATAAACTAGCTACTTTTTGAAGTACACCTGGTTTATCTTCTACTAAAGTACTAATAACATGAGAATTTTTAGCCATATTATTTTCCTCCTTCAATAGATTGAGAATCTTTAGAAAGTTCTTTTTCATCTAAATTAATATTTTTAACATCACTTTCATATTTATACTCACCTAGAATGTCAGTTATAGCTCCACCTGGTGGGAACATTGGAATAAACTCATCCTTTTCAACAGTAATATCTAAAAGCATAGCTTCATTATCTTTTAATGCTTTAGGTAAAATATTTTGAGTTTCACCAAGTCCTTCAACTCTTTCTGCATTAATTCCATAACTTTCTGCTAATTTAACAAAATCTGGAGTATTTCCCATATCAGTTTGTGAGTATCTTTTATCATACATTTTATTTTGCCATTGGTAAACCATTCCTAATTTTCTATTGTTTAAAATAGCAATGACTACTGGAACATCATACTCTTTAATTGTAGCAAGCTCTTGGGAAACCATCAAAAATCCACCATCCCCTACAATAGCAAGTACTGCTTCATCAGGACATGCTACTTTAGCACCAATAGATGCAGGCATACCAAATCCCATAGTTCCAAGCCCTCCTGATGAGATAAACTTACGAGGTTTTGAAATATCTAAGAAGTGTGCCGCCCACATTTGATGAATACCTACATCAGTAGTTACAATTGTATCTTCATTAATAGAATTTGCAATTTCTTTAATTACTTGTTGAGGTTTTAGTGGAATATCATTATAACTTACTCTTGGTATTGTAGATTTTTTAAAGTCTACAATAGATTTTAACCAAGCACTTTTATCACTT
This genomic stretch from Methanobrevibacter olleyae harbors:
- a CDS encoding ATP-binding protein, producing MIIKRTEYIDKIKPFINKPIIKVLIGPRRSGKSTILKQIIDYLIEEGIKEENIIWINFELSDYFEIDDINKLENFISDKTKNLEGEIYLFFDEIQAIPKWEKLINSYFAKGNHDIYITGSNSKLLSGEFATYLSGRYLELNVYPFSFKEYITYYNISNDFKTHFYNYLENGGMPSTFDYEGDDRKIVLMDLYNSIVLKDIVQRNNIKNVDLLDRIMRFVMYNISQTFSANKIYNRLKQDMVNLSVNTIYNYLKYFENACLIYQVKRENLESKKILKHEEKYYLCDLGFRQVMIGHNQRDITRVIENIVYIELLRKGYNINIGKFGDLEIDFVCKKQSNIIYVQVSYLLASDETIEREFALLNKIKDNYPKYIITMDDADMSNNGIKHLNLVDFLLGNSDI
- the ilvN gene encoding acetolactate synthase small subunit yields the protein MAKNSHVISTLVEDKPGVLQKVASLFTRRGFNIDSITVGSSEVENLSRMVFVVRGDEKVLEQVIKQLHKLVDVVKIKDIDPEYVLKRELCLVKVKTIKEKSRSEIIQYADIFRAKIIDVCDDNITMEVTGNPEKIDSFLRLLKPFGIKKIARTGPTAVARAHY